The proteins below come from a single Mya arenaria isolate MELC-2E11 chromosome 8, ASM2691426v1 genomic window:
- the LOC128242390 gene encoding E3 ubiquitin-protein ligase TRIM71-like isoform X2: MEVPGKKRDPDLDKGSADATVYCQPCREGGKRAVAQGFCQTCEEYMCAPCVEYHKRLKMSRNHILLSKDRMPSFYPTTKKSAIADTDFCNHHPKEMIKFYCPTHGDLGCGDCVVLDHRSCKVDYIADVAKEFVIGNEFRELEPSIKQAEDLLSGLVSNVKEIFGEVENQSKVEIDKLRKFRAEIITYLDRREKELLDNIEKVKTEDENALTALKTDCELMKTRLEAIKTELTSGDVSVNQRYVTARRGMKELREINDNMEKMTDRMNARKYQFTKDADTERLLGSKMGLGTLDVAGEFRKNIPDLSTVTWKNEADINVRAPQDQETCIITGLTLLSPGLFLLTDHGNSCAKLVDATTRTVTSRLELPGRPWDVCALPDDQAAVTLAKKSMIQLMSTKEAQLSRGKEIKVSYDCRGIAYYNNRLYVSYKSNPRIEVMTLDGLIISTFQTVNGSQTFERPQYLTVSASTPPTLYVSDYNANTVHQLSLDGKALREYSEKKLKYPHSVVAVGPDQLLVCGWASDNVMLRTEKDGKMTEILGHKDGLAYPYSVSFCPHTRTLVVGMYENDSLKVLNAN, encoded by the exons ATGGAGGTACCCGGGAAGAAGcgtgaccctgaccttgacaAGGGTTCCGCTGACGCCACGGTCTACTGCCAGCCGTGTAGGGAAGGGGGTAAACGCGCTGTGGCCCAGGGCTTCTGTCAGACCTGCGAGGAGTACATGTGCGCTCCCTGTGTCGAGTACCATAAGAGATTGAAGATGTCTAGGAACCACATTTTGCTGTCCAAAGATAGGATGCCCTCCTTTTACCCGACAACGAAGAAATCAGCTATCGCCGACACGGATTTTTGTAACCACCACCCGAAGGAGATGATCAAGTTTTATTGCCCGACCCACGGAGACCTTGGCTGTGGCGACTGTGTCGTACTTGACCATCGCAGCTGTAAAGTTGACTACATCGCTGATGTGGCTAAAGAATTTGTCATTGGAAATGAATTTAGAGAGCTGGAACCATCAATTAAACAAGCTGAAGATCTTTTATCAGGGCTTGTTAGTAACGTCAAGGAGATTTTTGGTGAAGTTGAAAACCAGTCTAAGGTTGAGATAGATAAACTGAGGAAGTTCCGTGCAGAAATCATCACATATCTGGACCGGCGCGAGAAGGAGTTGCTCGACAACATCGAGAAGGTCAAGACAGAGGATGAGAACGCGTTGACTGCACTTAAGACCGATTGTGAGTTGATGAAAACCCGACTTGAGGCCATAAAAACGGAACTGACTTCCGGTGACGTCTCGGTGAACCAGCGGTATGTTACGGCAAGGCGAGGCATGAAGGAGCTACGGGAAATTAATGACAATATGGAGAAGATGACTGATAGGATGAACGCCCGGAAGTACCAGTTTACTAAGGACGCGGACACGGAGCGGCTACTGGGATCGAAAATGGGCCTTGGAACCCTTGACGTTGCGGGAGAGTTTCGAAAGAATA TTCCTGACCTCTCTACTGTGACATGGAAGAATGAAGCAGACATCAACGTCAGAGCGCCACAAGACCAGGAAACCTGCATTATTACCGGCCTCACCCTGCTGTCTCCCGGTCTCTTCCTTCTGACTGACCACGGTAACAGCTGTGCCAAACTGGTGGACGCCACCACCCGAACCGTCACGTCCCGACTCGAACTGCCAGGCAGGCCCTGGGACGTGTGTGCGCTTCCTGATGACCAGGCCGCTGTCACTCTCGCGAAAAAGTCCATGATACAACTGATGTCTACGAAAGAAGCGCAGTTGTCGCGTGGAAAGGAAATTAAAGTATCATATGATTGTCGTGGTATTGCATACTACAACAATAGACTATACGTGTCTTACAAATCTAACCCGCGTATTGAAGTGATGACATTGGATGGGCTTATTATCAGTacatttcaaacagttaatGGAAGTCAAACTTTCGAACGCCCACAATACCTGACTGTGTCAGCTTCCACACCACCGACCCTGTACGTGTCTGACTACAATGCAAACACCGTCCACCAGCTGTCTCTAGACGGGAAGGCCCTACGAGAGTACAGTGAAAAGAAGCTTAAATATCCCCATTCCGTGGTGGCGGTAGGTCCGGATCAGCTGCTCGTGTGTGGTTGGGCCAGTGACAACGTGATGCTGCGGACAGAGAAGGACGGCAAGATGACGGAAATATTGGGACATAAGGACGGACTGGCATATCCCTACTCTGTGTCCTTCTGTCCCCACACACGTACATTAGTTGTCGGGATGTACGAGAATGACTCACTGAAGGTGTTAAATGCAAACTGA
- the LOC128244314 gene encoding uncharacterized protein LOC128244314 — MDVFVNIIKVEVVPSYSALKVWWEASGVQEKDKQTQQLLETQAGKLRHLLLQSQVCGRVPPVVFMRDISVARQKQIEELLHNLDTGPPDTQTELDVTEQDKLEQQEDWKRKQTWKPTGHSSDLVVKPGETDVERIEFKDKLFNSDEVDRNICEGVSYSFDQELSVEEKGVEEIDLERVRTSDFKFRQDLYGLHHDSLMKKVLDSKLARRPLAAVEEKKPFNMDRLVFKQDKKRAYKPFKVSKRRLERLERQTYGYNNYDV; from the exons ATGgatgtatttgtaaacataatcAAG GTTGAAGTTGTTCCAAGCTACTCTGCACTGAAGGTTTGGTGGGAGGCTAGCGGAGTGCaagaaaaagacaaacaaactcAACAGCTCCTTGAAACACAGGCTGGCAAACTCAG gCACTTGTTACTTCAGTCTCAGGTGTGTGGGCGTGTGCCTCCGGTCGTGTTCATGAGGGATATCAGCGTAGCTCGCCAGAAGCAAATAGAGGAGCTACTTCATAACCTTGACACGGGGCCTCCAGATACGCAAACAGAGCTGGATGTGACAGAGCAAGACAAACTTGAACAGCAGGAAGATTGGAAAAGGAAACAAACATGGAAACCTACTGGGCATAGTAGTGATTTGGTGGTAAAACCAGGTGAAACTGATGTTGAAAGAATTGAGTTTAAGGATAAATTGTTTAATAGTGATGAAGTTGATAGAAATATATGTGAAGGTGTATCATACAGTTTTGATCAAGAATTGAGTGTTGAAGAGAAAGGGGTGGAAGAAATTGATTTAGAAAGAGTAAGAACTAGTGACTTCAAGTTTAGACAAGATCTGTATGGGTTACACCATGATTCCCTTATGAAGAAAGTGCTAGATAGCAAGCTGGCAAGAAGGCCCCTTGCTGCAGTAGAGGAAAAAAAACCATTCAATATGGACAGACTGGTTTTTAAGCAAGATAAGAAAAGGGCTTATAAGCCTTTTAAAGTATCAAAAAGAAGATTAGAAAGATTAGAAAGGCAGACTTATGGATACAATAACTATGATGTTTAG
- the LOC128242390 gene encoding uncharacterized protein LOC128242390 isoform X1, producing MEVPGKKRDPDLDKGSADATVYCQPCREGGKRAVAQGFCQTCEEYMCAPCVEYHKRLKMSRNHILLSKDRMPSFYPTTKKSAIADTDFCNHHPKEMIKFYCPTHGDLGCGDCVVLDHRSCKVDYIADVAKEFVIGNEFRELEPSIKQAEDLLSGLVSNVKEIFGEVENQSKVEIDKLRKFRAEIITYLDRREKELLDNIEKVKTEDENALTALKTDCELMKTRLEAIKTELTSGDVSVNQRYVTARRGMKELREINDNMEKMTDRMNARKYQFTKDADTERLLGSKMGLGTLDVAGEFRKNIPVPDLSTVTWKNEADINVRAPQDQETCIITGLTLLSPGLFLLTDHGNSCAKLVDATTRTVTSRLELPGRPWDVCALPDDQAAVTLAKKSMIQLMSTKEAQLSRGKEIKVSYDCRGIAYYNNRLYVSYKSNPRIEVMTLDGLIISTFQTVNGSQTFERPQYLTVSASTPPTLYVSDYNANTVHQLSLDGKALREYSEKKLKYPHSVVAVGPDQLLVCGWASDNVMLRTEKDGKMTEILGHKDGLAYPYSVSFCPHTRTLVVGMYENDSLKVLNAN from the exons ATGGAGGTACCCGGGAAGAAGcgtgaccctgaccttgacaAGGGTTCCGCTGACGCCACGGTCTACTGCCAGCCGTGTAGGGAAGGGGGTAAACGCGCTGTGGCCCAGGGCTTCTGTCAGACCTGCGAGGAGTACATGTGCGCTCCCTGTGTCGAGTACCATAAGAGATTGAAGATGTCTAGGAACCACATTTTGCTGTCCAAAGATAGGATGCCCTCCTTTTACCCGACAACGAAGAAATCAGCTATCGCCGACACGGATTTTTGTAACCACCACCCGAAGGAGATGATCAAGTTTTATTGCCCGACCCACGGAGACCTTGGCTGTGGCGACTGTGTCGTACTTGACCATCGCAGCTGTAAAGTTGACTACATCGCTGATGTGGCTAAAGAATTTGTCATTGGAAATGAATTTAGAGAGCTGGAACCATCAATTAAACAAGCTGAAGATCTTTTATCAGGGCTTGTTAGTAACGTCAAGGAGATTTTTGGTGAAGTTGAAAACCAGTCTAAGGTTGAGATAGATAAACTGAGGAAGTTCCGTGCAGAAATCATCACATATCTGGACCGGCGCGAGAAGGAGTTGCTCGACAACATCGAGAAGGTCAAGACAGAGGATGAGAACGCGTTGACTGCACTTAAGACCGATTGTGAGTTGATGAAAACCCGACTTGAGGCCATAAAAACGGAACTGACTTCCGGTGACGTCTCGGTGAACCAGCGGTATGTTACGGCAAGGCGAGGCATGAAGGAGCTACGGGAAATTAATGACAATATGGAGAAGATGACTGATAGGATGAACGCCCGGAAGTACCAGTTTACTAAGGACGCGGACACGGAGCGGCTACTGGGATCGAAAATGGGCCTTGGAACCCTTGACGTTGCGGGAGAGTTTCGAAAGAATA TTCCAGTTCCTGACCTCTCTACTGTGACATGGAAGAATGAAGCAGACATCAACGTCAGAGCGCCACAAGACCAGGAAACCTGCATTATTACCGGCCTCACCCTGCTGTCTCCCGGTCTCTTCCTTCTGACTGACCACGGTAACAGCTGTGCCAAACTGGTGGACGCCACCACCCGAACCGTCACGTCCCGACTCGAACTGCCAGGCAGGCCCTGGGACGTGTGTGCGCTTCCTGATGACCAGGCCGCTGTCACTCTCGCGAAAAAGTCCATGATACAACTGATGTCTACGAAAGAAGCGCAGTTGTCGCGTGGAAAGGAAATTAAAGTATCATATGATTGTCGTGGTATTGCATACTACAACAATAGACTATACGTGTCTTACAAATCTAACCCGCGTATTGAAGTGATGACATTGGATGGGCTTATTATCAGTacatttcaaacagttaatGGAAGTCAAACTTTCGAACGCCCACAATACCTGACTGTGTCAGCTTCCACACCACCGACCCTGTACGTGTCTGACTACAATGCAAACACCGTCCACCAGCTGTCTCTAGACGGGAAGGCCCTACGAGAGTACAGTGAAAAGAAGCTTAAATATCCCCATTCCGTGGTGGCGGTAGGTCCGGATCAGCTGCTCGTGTGTGGTTGGGCCAGTGACAACGTGATGCTGCGGACAGAGAAGGACGGCAAGATGACGGAAATATTGGGACATAAGGACGGACTGGCATATCCCTACTCTGTGTCCTTCTGTCCCCACACACGTACATTAGTTGTCGGGATGTACGAGAATGACTCACTGAAGGTGTTAAATGCAAACTGA
- the LOC128244315 gene encoding protein qua-1-like, producing MEKRGMGKGRGMGKGERDGDRERDGERGGMGKGREGIGMGKGDGERGGMGKWGMGKGRDGERVRDGKRGDGERTMDGERERDGQREMMGKGREMGNRGGLGKGEGWGKGEGWAKGDDGERERDGQ from the coding sequence ATGGAAAAGAGGGGGATGGGCAAAGGGAGAGGGATGGGGAAAGGGGAGAGGGATGGGGATAGGGAGAGGGATGGGGAAAGGGGAGGGATGGGGAAAGGGAGGGAAGGGATAGGGATGGGGAAGGGGGATGGGGAAAGGGGAGGGATGGGGAAATGGGGGATGGGGAAGGGGAGGGATGGGGAAAGGGTGAGGGATGGGAAAAGAGGGGATGGGGAAAGGACGATGGATGGGGAAAGGGAGAGGGATGGGCAAAGGGAGATGATGGGGAAAGGGAGAGAGATGGGCAATAGGGGAGGGTTGGGGAAAGGGGAGGGATGGGGAAAGGGAGAGGGATGGGCAAAGGGAGATGATGGGGAAAGGGAGAGGGATGGGCAATAG